One part of the Malus sylvestris chromosome 2, drMalSylv7.2, whole genome shotgun sequence genome encodes these proteins:
- the LOC126595890 gene encoding uncharacterized protein LOC126595890, with protein sequence MSQLITRRRSVSNAALALSASSAPGVSAPLIGEPTPLTEATPTTSQVPVSSTSSVSVEPLSARRPHRHRREPEPSNHTSSSSRVEDGASQPAKKNTRGPNRMLKELQLVRMSASLIKIAYDEQHRGVVTSQQHNSVVNCCGFIIRNFCLMRWESWAKIPEETRTLVRDNLEVVFEMEDISPEVSAYLEETLASRYKDWKSVLHKHFQLWESSEIVRLQGCPLEYKERREDWQWLCTHFTDPKFVKKSVAGKKARDSKTLLHHSGSKSFSYRVEARREEGSKFPQIDLFKHVYVHPNNENSDQLCGDMVEKSTAILQEATSQLPPETSIEDVIVPKDVDVQIVTEVLDQKFDRRHGKVVRCTGKAGVRETGASSSRLSTGEVNSLKGEVTTLRGQVAAQGDHIRA encoded by the exons ATGTCGCAGTTGATCACTCGTCGTCGGAGTGTGTCCAATGCAGCTCTTGCATTATCAGCATCTAGTGCTCCAGGCGTGAGTGCTCCATTGATTGGGGAGCCTACACCCCTTACGGAGGCTACTCCTACGACGTCCCAGGTGCCCGTATCATCAACGTCATCAGTGTCAGTTGAGCCCCTCAGTGCACGGCGGCCTCACCGGCACCGCCGCGAGCCGGAGCCTTCTAATCACACTTCCTCGTCCTCCAGAGTCGAGGATGGGGCCTCCCAACCAG CTAAAAAAAACACCAGGGGGCCCAATCGAATGTTGAAGGAGCTACAACTTGTACGTATGTCTGCCTCCTTGATCAAGATTGCGTATGATGAGCAACATCGTGGAGTGGTTACCTCACAGCAACATAACAGCGTCGTTAATTGCTGTGGTTTTATTATTAGGAATTTTTGTCTTATGCGGTGGGAGAGTTGGGCAAAAATTCCCGAGGAGACGAGGACCCTGGTGCGAGACAATTTGGAg GTCGTTTTTGAAATGGAGGACATATCCCCTGAGGTCAGTGCCTACTTAGAGGAGACCTTAGCAAGCCGGTACAAAGATTGGAAGAGCGTTCTTCACAAGCATTTTCAGCTATGGGAATCTTCGGAGATTGTTCGCCTACAGGGTTGCCCACTCGAGTATAAGGAGCGGCGAGAGGATTGGCAGTGGCTCTGCACACATTTTACGGATCCAAAATTTGTG AAGAAATCTGTTGCTGGCAAGAAAGCTCGGGACTCAAAGACACTTCTCCACCATTCCGGTTCGAAGTCCTTTTCGTATAGGGTTGAGGCACGACGTGAG gaGGGTTCTAAGTTCCCACAAATTGACCTATTCAAGCATGTTTACGTTCATCCCAACAATGAGAACAGTGACCAGCTTTGT GGTGATATGGTGGAAAAGAGCACTGCTATTCTCCAAGAAGCAACATCGCAGCTTCCCCCAGAGACCTCGATCGAGGACGTCATTGTACCCAAGGATGTAGATGTTCAGATCGTGACTGAGGTCCTAGATCAGAAGTTCGATCGTCGTCATGGTAAGGTTGTTCGGTGTACGGGGAAGGCGGGGGTTCGTGAAACGGGTGCCTCTTCTTCCAGATTGTCCACAGGAGAGGTCAATTCCTTGAAGGGGGAAGTGACAACCCTAAGAGGTCAGGTTGCGGCCCAGGGCGACCACATTAGGGCTTAG
- the LOC126595869 gene encoding uncharacterized protein LOC126595869 isoform X2 translates to MEIEKDFPSSDFFFTKYSYLNKDLLDAQPVLKHALQFYGISCTLDMDEGFMTLSALRRHVHEDIFIKANVVINLFFEDNISKVAKFQSADPLLFALEFLYNPQYDIIKIGYQVGGLCTKYAIPEGHYWGLRSIFQGPGGCFLKDLQELTGCSIVVCGHDVLATGSFNGLRIVRMIVEDCFVYRVAAEYLINRVKEAGVHCARVMNVWFQNKQHGPLEVDENGIPQKRDNSKPIEEESNSCGDNIYYRTNFPKDKEKYVLEAWPKVKSFLEEHGISCELHLVESFMIISRAKRDVDQDIFDKARAVLDLLPSDRTPQAIELLNARQYEIIKFGNQDYGLISKFGIKKVEPGEWKELLIGPDDIYIKALRELTDCFIVVNLLLRAHSKD, encoded by the exons ATGGaaatcgagaaggatttccccTCGTCCGATTTCTTCTTTACAAAGTATAGCTACTTAAACAAGG ACCTGCTAGACGCTCAGCCGGTGCTGAAACATGCTCTACAATTTTATGGTATTTCATGCACACTAGATATG GATGAGGGTTTCATGACATTGTCGGCACTCCGAAGGCATGTGCACGAAGACATTTTCATCAAGGCGAACGTTGTTATTAACCTTTTTTTTGAAGATAATATTTCGAAAGTAGCCAAGTTTCAGTCGGCAGATCCTTTGCTATTT GCACTAGAATTTCTCTATAATCCTCAATATGACATAATCAAAATCGGGTATCAAGTGGGCGGGCTTTGCACAAAATATGCAATCCCAGAG GGCCATTATTGGGGATTGAGGTCAATTTTTCAGGGTCCCGGGGGCTGCTTTCTAAAG GATCTACAAGAATTGACGGGTTGTTCTATCGTTGTTTGC GGACACGATGTTCTGGCTACGGGTTCATTTAATGGTCTAAGGATAGTCAGGATGATTGTGGAAGACTGCTTTGTTTATCGTGTTGCTGCCGAGTACCTTATCAATAGGGTTAAAGAGGCGGGTGTTCATTGTGCCAGGGTGATGAATG TATGGTTTCAAAACAAGCAGCATGGACCATTGGAGGTCGACGAGAACGGCATCCCCCAAAAGCGCGACAACTCCAAGCCAATTGAAGAGGAGTCGAACAGTTGTGGAGATAACATCTATTACCGTACGAATTTTCCCAAAGACAAAG AAAAGTATGTGCTAGAAGCTTGGCCGAAGGTGAAATCTTTCTTAGAAGAGCATGGTATTTCATGCGAACTCCATCTG GTTGAGAGTTTTATGATAATCTCAAGAGCGAAAAGGGATGTGGACCAAGATATTTTTGATAAGGCTAGGGCTGTTCTTGACCTTTTGCCAAGTGATCGGACACCTCAG gCAATAGAATTGTTGAATGCAAGACAGTATGAGATCATCAAGTTTGGGAATCAAGATTACGGGCTTATCTCAAAATTTGGAATCAAGAAG GTGGAACCTGGTGAATGGAAGGAACTTCTCATAGGCCCCGATGATATCTACATAAAG GCACTTAGAGAACTGACAGATTGTTTTATCGTCGTTAAT TTGTTGCTACGGGCTCATTCGAAGGATTAA
- the LOC126595869 gene encoding uncharacterized protein LOC126595869 isoform X1 has protein sequence MEIEKDFPSSDFFFTKYSYLNKDLLDAQPVLKHALQFYGISCTLDMDEGFMTLSALRRHVHEDIFIKANVVINLFFEDNISKVAKFQSADPLLFALEFLYNPQYDIIKIGYQVGGLCTKYAIPEGHYWGLRSIFQGPGGCFLKDLQELTGCSIVVCGHDVLATGSFNGLRIVRMIVEDCFVYRVAAEYLINRVKEAGVHCARVMNVWFQNKQHGPLEVDENGIPQKRDNSKPIEEESNSCGDNIYYRTNFPKDKEKYVLEAWPKVKSFLEEHGISCELHLVESFMIISRAKRDVDQDIFDKARAVLDLLPSDRTPQAIELLNARQYEIIKFGNQDYGLISKFGIKKVEPGEWKELLIGPDDIYIKALRELTDCFIVVNWKTETVVATGSFEGLRLVRIVVEDCIYYKVHAGHLIDKIRTRGARAYYGTLRFVKVAESFGF, from the exons ATGGaaatcgagaaggatttccccTCGTCCGATTTCTTCTTTACAAAGTATAGCTACTTAAACAAGG ACCTGCTAGACGCTCAGCCGGTGCTGAAACATGCTCTACAATTTTATGGTATTTCATGCACACTAGATATG GATGAGGGTTTCATGACATTGTCGGCACTCCGAAGGCATGTGCACGAAGACATTTTCATCAAGGCGAACGTTGTTATTAACCTTTTTTTTGAAGATAATATTTCGAAAGTAGCCAAGTTTCAGTCGGCAGATCCTTTGCTATTT GCACTAGAATTTCTCTATAATCCTCAATATGACATAATCAAAATCGGGTATCAAGTGGGCGGGCTTTGCACAAAATATGCAATCCCAGAG GGCCATTATTGGGGATTGAGGTCAATTTTTCAGGGTCCCGGGGGCTGCTTTCTAAAG GATCTACAAGAATTGACGGGTTGTTCTATCGTTGTTTGC GGACACGATGTTCTGGCTACGGGTTCATTTAATGGTCTAAGGATAGTCAGGATGATTGTGGAAGACTGCTTTGTTTATCGTGTTGCTGCCGAGTACCTTATCAATAGGGTTAAAGAGGCGGGTGTTCATTGTGCCAGGGTGATGAATG TATGGTTTCAAAACAAGCAGCATGGACCATTGGAGGTCGACGAGAACGGCATCCCCCAAAAGCGCGACAACTCCAAGCCAATTGAAGAGGAGTCGAACAGTTGTGGAGATAACATCTATTACCGTACGAATTTTCCCAAAGACAAAG AAAAGTATGTGCTAGAAGCTTGGCCGAAGGTGAAATCTTTCTTAGAAGAGCATGGTATTTCATGCGAACTCCATCTG GTTGAGAGTTTTATGATAATCTCAAGAGCGAAAAGGGATGTGGACCAAGATATTTTTGATAAGGCTAGGGCTGTTCTTGACCTTTTGCCAAGTGATCGGACACCTCAG gCAATAGAATTGTTGAATGCAAGACAGTATGAGATCATCAAGTTTGGGAATCAAGATTACGGGCTTATCTCAAAATTTGGAATCAAGAAG GTGGAACCTGGTGAATGGAAGGAACTTCTCATAGGCCCCGATGATATCTACATAAAG GCACTTAGAGAACTGACAGATTGTTTTATCGTCGTTAAT TGGAAGACCGAAACAGTTGTTGCTACGGGCTCATTCGAAGGATTAAGGCTAGTCAGGATAGTCGTTGAAGACTGCATATATTACAAAGTCCATGCTGGACACCTTATTGACAAGATTAGAACTCGAGGTGCAAGGGCTTATTATGGTACTCTGCGCTTTGTTAAAGTAGCAGAAAGTTTTGGGTTCTAG